A window of the Mesorhizobium opportunistum WSM2075 genome harbors these coding sequences:
- a CDS encoding GFA family protein, with protein MTSRVASCTCGQLQIHCPQEPILVSLCHCLDCQRRTGSPFGIAAFFDAAATEIRGQSKTFQRDSDSGFPISFHFCGTCGSTVFWYPSRKPEAVAVAVGCFADPSFPAPTKSVYDKRRHGWVIVPS; from the coding sequence ATGACCAGCAGGGTAGCCAGCTGCACCTGCGGACAATTGCAGATACATTGCCCGCAAGAGCCGATCCTGGTGTCGCTTTGCCATTGCCTCGACTGTCAGCGGCGGACCGGCAGCCCGTTTGGCATCGCGGCCTTCTTCGACGCCGCGGCGACCGAGATCCGGGGCCAATCGAAGACATTCCAACGCGATTCCGACAGCGGCTTCCCGATCAGCTTCCATTTCTGCGGAACGTGCGGGTCTACCGTGTTCTGGTATCCGTCACGAAAACCGGAGGCGGTCGCCGTGGCCGTCGGCTGTTTCGCCGATCCGTCCTTCCCGGCGCCGACAAAGTCAGTCTACGACAAGCGCCGCCACGGCTGGGTCATTGTGCCAAGCTGA
- a CDS encoding helix-turn-helix domain-containing protein, with translation MAKTISDSKAGPGPVKAKPSPKVSADGKTIRAPLTQNPHAIRDTREKVLEVAIGREVRAFRKKLGITVADLAVATDISLGMLSKIENGITSPSLTTLQALSRALGVPVTAFFRRFEEERSAVFVKAGQGLDVERRGTRAGHQYNLLGHIGSNTSGVVVEPYLITLTEDSDVFPTFQHEGMEFLYMLEGEVVYRHGSNLYPMKPGDSLFFDADAPHGPEQLTKLPMRYLSIICYPQSAG, from the coding sequence ATGGCGAAGACAATTTCCGATTCCAAGGCCGGTCCAGGACCCGTAAAGGCAAAACCGTCGCCCAAGGTTTCGGCGGACGGCAAGACCATCCGGGCGCCGCTGACGCAAAACCCGCATGCCATTCGCGACACCCGCGAGAAAGTGCTGGAGGTGGCGATCGGCCGCGAGGTGCGGGCGTTCCGCAAGAAGCTTGGCATCACGGTCGCCGATCTGGCGGTCGCCACCGACATTTCGCTCGGCATGCTGTCGAAGATCGAGAACGGCATCACCTCGCCGTCACTGACCACCTTGCAGGCGCTGTCACGCGCGCTCGGCGTTCCGGTGACAGCCTTCTTCCGCCGCTTCGAGGAGGAGCGCAGTGCGGTCTTCGTCAAGGCCGGCCAGGGGTTGGACGTCGAGCGCCGCGGCACCCGCGCCGGCCACCAGTACAATCTGCTCGGCCATATCGGCTCCAACACCAGCGGCGTCGTCGTCGAGCCCTATCTGATCACGCTGACCGAGGATTCCGATGTGTTCCCGACCTTCCAGCACGAGGGCATGGAGTTCCTCTACATGCTGGAGGGCGAAGTCGTGTACCGGCACGGCAGCAACCTCTACCCGATGAAACCCGGCGACAGCCTGTTCTTCGACGCCGATGCGCCGCATGGGCCGGAGCAGCTGACGAAGCTGCCGATGCGGTACCTGTCGATTATTTGCTATCCACAGAGCGCGGGTTGA
- a CDS encoding dimethylamine monooxygenase subunit DmmA family protein — translation MAAKSIISRPVYGTLSPQPGKHHLFIADAEGALAISDMAARAPAGFFDDAEIVFIPGPNGKHVAALEALKPAKFHQAPSFASLLPRLRHTLANAHMGLRLYLAGTEGLIGQAMQVALEAGIDHTSMQTEHRGSLARRMQCVHCKGITENVTTQPATCAHCGLLLLVRDHYSRRLAAFQGVCINAEDRSEIPPMEEAFP, via the coding sequence ATGGCAGCCAAAAGCATCATCAGCCGGCCGGTCTACGGAACGCTTTCTCCGCAGCCCGGCAAGCACCATCTTTTCATCGCCGATGCCGAAGGGGCGCTCGCTATTTCAGACATGGCCGCAAGAGCCCCGGCCGGGTTTTTCGACGATGCCGAGATCGTCTTCATCCCCGGTCCCAATGGCAAGCACGTCGCCGCCCTCGAGGCGCTGAAGCCGGCGAAGTTTCACCAGGCGCCGTCCTTCGCCAGCCTGCTGCCGAGGCTCAGGCATACCTTGGCCAACGCCCATATGGGCCTGCGCCTCTACCTCGCCGGCACCGAAGGCCTGATCGGCCAGGCGATGCAGGTGGCGCTGGAAGCCGGCATCGATCACACTTCGATGCAAACAGAACATCGCGGCTCGCTGGCACGGCGCATGCAGTGCGTCCATTGCAAGGGCATCACTGAGAATGTGACGACGCAGCCGGCAACCTGCGCGCATTGCGGCCTGCTGCTTCTGGTGCGCGATCATTATTCCCGGCGCCTCGCCGCCTTCCAGGGCGTCTGCATCAATGCCGAGGATCGCTCGGAAATTCCTCCAATGGAGGAGGCTTTCCCATGA
- a CDS encoding quaternary amine ABC transporter ATP-binding protein, protein MTDGTEQGAVQPGTDGRPVKLACRNVWKLFGANAANFIRERDGKASMADVTAAGLVGAVRAVDLEIRQGEIFIIMGLSGSGKSTLVRCMSRLVEPTHGKVEFEGKDLLKISDAALIELRRHRMGMVFQNFALLPHLNVLDNIAFPLSIQGQDRATREARAREVIELVGLRGREHFYPRELSGGQQQRVGIARSLATKPEIWFLDEPFSALDPLIRREMQDELMRLQTMLHKTIVFITHDFDEAIRLADRIAIMKDGEVIQIGTPEELVVNPATDYVAEFTRDVDRAKVISARGLMRACDGSEHGGTVAPEAKIASFSADIVSSGKPFAVVNGTGKPIGEVTPQAVIELLAGIERSGVGG, encoded by the coding sequence ATGACGGATGGGACTGAACAGGGGGCGGTTCAACCGGGTACGGATGGCCGCCCGGTAAAACTTGCCTGTCGCAATGTCTGGAAACTGTTCGGGGCGAACGCGGCCAATTTCATCCGCGAGCGCGACGGCAAAGCCAGCATGGCCGACGTCACTGCCGCCGGCCTGGTCGGCGCGGTGCGCGCCGTCGATCTCGAGATCCGCCAAGGCGAGATCTTCATCATCATGGGCCTGTCCGGCTCCGGCAAGTCGACGCTGGTGCGCTGCATGTCGAGGCTGGTCGAGCCGACCCATGGCAAGGTCGAATTCGAGGGCAAGGACCTGCTCAAGATTTCCGACGCGGCCCTCATCGAGCTCAGGCGCCATCGCATGGGCATGGTGTTCCAGAATTTCGCGCTGCTGCCGCATCTCAACGTGCTCGACAACATCGCCTTTCCCTTGAGCATCCAGGGGCAGGATCGGGCGACGCGCGAGGCGCGGGCCCGAGAGGTGATCGAGCTCGTCGGTCTGCGCGGCCGCGAGCATTTCTATCCGCGCGAGCTTTCCGGCGGCCAGCAGCAGCGTGTCGGCATCGCCCGGAGTCTCGCGACAAAACCGGAAATCTGGTTCCTCGACGAGCCGTTCTCCGCACTCGATCCGCTGATCCGCCGCGAGATGCAGGATGAGCTGATGCGGCTGCAGACCATGCTGCATAAGACCATCGTCTTTATCACCCATGATTTCGATGAAGCCATCCGGCTGGCCGACCGCATTGCCATCATGAAGGACGGCGAGGTTATCCAGATCGGCACGCCGGAGGAGCTGGTGGTCAATCCGGCAACCGACTACGTCGCCGAGTTCACGCGCGACGTCGACCGTGCCAAGGTGATTTCGGCCCGCGGCCTGATGCGCGCCTGCGATGGATCGGAGCACGGCGGCACGGTTGCGCCGGAAGCCAAGATCGCCAGCTTCTCGGCCGACATCGTGTCCTCCGGCAAGCCGTTCGCGGTGGTCAACGGCACCGGCAAACCGATCGGCGAAGTGACGCCGCAAGCGGTGATCGAGCTGCTGGCCGGCATCGAGCGTTCCGGGGTCGGCGGATGA
- a CDS encoding APC family permease: MTAAVENTITTTIHGDRVSLLRVLGPAHVWALGVGIVLVGEFTGWNFSADKGGALAALIVCWVVGLLYTSVAMIDSEVTSTVAAAGGQYAQAKHIVGPLMAFNVALFLVFAYTMLEVSDAILLGDTIVAKAGVEGLTHNSFIAATIVVLAWLNYRGVLMTLNVNFVITAIAYISIVILFFSVSPWTQGAVLKLNELVTPGNALPYGWIGVIAAFQFGIWYYLGIEGTTQAAEEVRSPARSLPYGTMAGMITLLIAAAMTWYVCASLMPWEYLGITYYPLWDAGKLTGSPLLENLLFVATLLAALASANGCINDAARAWFSLGRDRYLPSWFSAVHPKYRTPYRSILFLLPIALAFAFIADLNQAITFSILSGVLQYTFMSINIMMFRKKWPLGSIRRGYTHPFHPLPAIVLFCLCVVTFFAIFLGFGSQLIAMVAFYFLISLWFHFYRYKFVRRGEQFTMPWPKPQGY; this comes from the coding sequence ATGACCGCCGCGGTTGAGAATACCATCACCACCACCATTCACGGCGACCGGGTATCGCTGCTGAGGGTACTCGGCCCGGCCCATGTCTGGGCGCTCGGCGTCGGCATCGTCCTGGTCGGCGAATTCACCGGCTGGAACTTCTCCGCCGACAAGGGCGGCGCGCTGGCAGCCCTGATCGTCTGCTGGGTGGTCGGGTTGCTCTACACCTCGGTCGCCATGATCGATTCCGAGGTGACGTCGACGGTCGCCGCCGCCGGCGGCCAGTATGCGCAGGCCAAGCACATCGTCGGACCGCTGATGGCCTTCAACGTCGCGCTGTTCCTGGTCTTTGCCTATACGATGCTGGAAGTGTCCGATGCCATCCTGCTTGGCGACACCATCGTCGCCAAGGCCGGCGTCGAAGGGCTCACCCACAATTCCTTCATCGCCGCCACCATCGTGGTGCTGGCATGGCTGAACTACCGCGGCGTGCTGATGACGCTCAACGTCAATTTCGTCATCACGGCGATCGCCTATATCTCGATCGTCATCCTGTTCTTCTCGGTCAGCCCGTGGACGCAAGGCGCCGTGCTGAAGCTCAACGAGCTGGTCACCCCCGGCAATGCGCTGCCCTATGGCTGGATCGGCGTCATCGCCGCCTTCCAGTTCGGCATCTGGTATTATCTCGGCATCGAAGGCACGACGCAGGCCGCCGAGGAAGTGCGCTCGCCAGCCCGCTCGCTGCCCTACGGAACCATGGCCGGCATGATCACGCTTCTGATCGCGGCCGCCATGACCTGGTATGTCTGCGCCTCGCTGATGCCCTGGGAATATCTCGGCATCACCTATTACCCGCTATGGGACGCGGGCAAGCTGACCGGCAGCCCGCTGCTGGAAAACCTGTTGTTCGTCGCCACGCTGCTTGCAGCGCTGGCATCGGCCAACGGTTGTATCAACGATGCTGCCCGCGCGTGGTTCTCGCTTGGCCGCGACCGCTATCTGCCGAGCTGGTTCTCGGCCGTGCATCCGAAATACCGCACACCCTACCGTTCGATCCTGTTCCTGCTGCCGATCGCGCTGGCCTTCGCCTTCATCGCCGACCTCAACCAGGCGATCACCTTCTCGATCCTGTCGGGTGTGCTGCAATACACTTTCATGAGCATCAACATCATGATGTTCCGCAAGAAGTGGCCGCTGGGCTCGATCCGCCGCGGCTACACCCACCCCTTCCACCCGCTGCCGGCGATCGTGCTGTTCTGCCTGTGCGTGGTGACCTTCTTCGCCATCTTCCTCGGCTTCGGCTCGCAGCTGATCGCTATGGTCGCCTTCTACTTCCTGATCTCGCTGTGGTTCCATTTCTACCGCTACAAATTCGTGCGGCGCGGCGAACAGTTCACCATGCCGTGGCCAAAACCGCAGGGCTATTGA
- a CDS encoding NAD(P)-binding domain-containing protein has protein sequence MNTRVAVIGAGPSGLAQLRAFKSAEDKGADIPEIVCFEKQSDWGGLWNYTWRTGLDEHGDPVHGSMYRYLWSNGPKECLEFADYTFEEHFGRPIGSYPPRAVLWDYIKGRVEKSGLRKWVRFNSPVRMVTFSDETKKFTVTAHDRTNDVTYSEEFDNVVVASGHFSVPNVPYFEGFSTFNGRILHSHDFRDAMEFKGKDILIIGRSYSAEDIGSQCYKYGAKSITSSYRSKPMGFKWPENWKEVPLLQKVVGKTAHFKDGSTKDVDAIILCTGYLHSFPFLTDDLKLKTANRMWPLDLYEGVVWEKNPQLSYIGMQDQFYTFNMFDAQAWFARDVIMGRIKLPSAEAMAEHGAKWRAREETLEDAEQMIWFQGDYTKELMDQTDYPGFDVEAVNQTFMEWEHHKAENIMGFRDHAYRSLMTGTMAPLHHTPWLQALDDSMESYLEVKGVAAE, from the coding sequence ATGAACACTCGCGTTGCCGTCATCGGAGCCGGCCCGTCCGGTCTGGCCCAGCTCAGGGCCTTCAAATCGGCTGAAGACAAGGGCGCCGACATTCCCGAGATCGTCTGCTTCGAAAAGCAGTCCGACTGGGGCGGCCTGTGGAACTACACTTGGCGCACCGGCCTCGACGAGCATGGCGATCCGGTGCACGGCTCGATGTACCGCTACCTCTGGTCGAACGGACCGAAGGAGTGCCTGGAGTTCGCCGACTACACTTTCGAGGAGCATTTCGGCCGGCCGATCGGCTCCTATCCGCCGCGCGCCGTGCTCTGGGACTACATCAAGGGCCGCGTCGAGAAGTCGGGCCTGCGCAAATGGGTGCGCTTCAACAGCCCGGTGCGCATGGTGACGTTCTCGGACGAGACCAAGAAATTCACCGTCACCGCGCATGACCGCACCAACGACGTCACCTATTCGGAAGAGTTCGACAATGTCGTCGTCGCCTCCGGGCATTTCTCGGTGCCCAATGTCCCGTATTTCGAAGGCTTCTCCACCTTCAACGGCCGCATCCTGCATAGCCACGATTTCCGCGACGCCATGGAATTCAAGGGCAAGGACATCCTGATCATCGGCCGCTCCTATTCGGCCGAGGACATCGGTTCGCAATGCTACAAATATGGCGCGAAATCGATTACCTCCAGCTACCGCTCCAAGCCGATGGGCTTCAAATGGCCGGAGAATTGGAAAGAAGTGCCGCTCTTACAGAAGGTCGTCGGCAAGACCGCACATTTCAAGGACGGCTCGACCAAGGATGTCGACGCCATCATTCTTTGCACCGGCTACCTGCATTCCTTCCCGTTCCTGACCGACGATCTGAAGCTCAAGACCGCCAACCGCATGTGGCCGCTCGACCTCTATGAAGGCGTCGTCTGGGAGAAGAACCCGCAACTCTCCTACATCGGCATGCAGGACCAGTTCTACACCTTCAACATGTTCGACGCGCAGGCCTGGTTCGCCCGCGACGTCATCATGGGCCGTATCAAGCTGCCGTCGGCCGAGGCGATGGCCGAGCACGGCGCCAAATGGCGGGCGCGAGAGGAGACGCTCGAAGACGCCGAGCAGATGATCTGGTTCCAGGGCGACTACACCAAGGAGCTGATGGACCAGACCGATTATCCGGGCTTCGATGTCGAGGCGGTCAACCAGACCTTCATGGAATGGGAGCACCACAAGGCGGAGAACATCATGGGCTTCCGCGACCACGCCTACCGCTCGCTGATGACCGGCACCATGGCACCGCTGCACCATACGCCTTGGCTGCAGGCGCTGGACGATTCGATGGAGAGCTATCTCGAGGTGAAAGGCGTCGCGGCCGAGTAG
- a CDS encoding PDR/VanB family oxidoreductase: MSTGTTKLDVVVSDVVPVNDLVTRFHFRRRDGELLPTFSGGAHVVVEMRDGERTRLNPYSLMGSPLDTREYTISVRRDDVGRGGSLFMHRNVRPGLEMVISYPVNLFSLDLRAKKHLMLAGGIGITPFMAQTAQLAGEGGNFELHYTCRTASLGTYADVLQQRYGRRVQLYHDDREERIDLDRLLSSQPLGTHLYVCGPAGMINWVRDRAASLGWPSETVHFEHFAAPQPGLPFDVTLAVSGKAIRVGEQQSLLEAIEAAGVDPPYLCRGGVCGQCETNVISSDGKFIHNDHWLSEEDHRSGCKIMPCVSRFEGKSLVLER; the protein is encoded by the coding sequence ATGAGCACCGGCACCACCAAGCTCGATGTCGTGGTCAGCGATGTCGTCCCGGTCAACGACCTCGTCACCCGTTTTCATTTCCGGCGGCGCGACGGTGAATTGCTGCCGACCTTCTCCGGCGGCGCCCATGTCGTGGTCGAGATGCGCGATGGCGAGCGCACAAGGCTCAATCCCTATTCGCTGATGGGCTCGCCGCTCGACACACGCGAGTACACGATCTCGGTGCGCCGCGACGATGTCGGCCGTGGCGGCTCGCTGTTCATGCACCGCAATGTCAGGCCGGGCCTGGAGATGGTGATCAGCTATCCCGTCAACTTGTTCTCGCTCGACCTCAGGGCGAAGAAGCATCTGATGCTGGCCGGTGGCATCGGCATCACGCCGTTCATGGCGCAGACCGCGCAACTGGCGGGGGAGGGCGGCAATTTCGAGCTGCACTACACCTGCCGCACCGCCTCGCTCGGCACCTATGCCGATGTCCTGCAGCAGCGCTACGGTCGCAGGGTCCAGCTCTATCATGACGACCGCGAGGAGCGCATCGATCTCGACCGGCTCTTGTCCTCGCAGCCGCTCGGCACGCATCTCTACGTCTGTGGCCCGGCCGGCATGATAAACTGGGTGCGCGACCGCGCGGCAAGCCTGGGCTGGCCGTCGGAGACCGTGCATTTCGAGCATTTCGCGGCACCCCAGCCCGGCTTGCCCTTCGATGTGACCCTGGCCGTCAGCGGCAAGGCGATCCGGGTCGGCGAGCAGCAGAGCCTCTTGGAAGCAATCGAGGCGGCCGGCGTCGATCCGCCCTATCTCTGCCGCGGCGGCGTCTGCGGCCAGTGCGAAACCAATGTCATCTCATCCGACGGCAAGTTCATCCACAACGACCACTGGCTGAGCGAGGAAGACCACCGTTCCGGCTGCAAGATCATGCCGTGCGTGTCGCGCTTCGAGGGCAAATCGCTGGTCCTGGAAAGATAG
- a CDS encoding heme-dependent oxidative N-demethylase family protein encodes MGITFRKETFRDDFTFKNSPEHIRRFPFPFHEDSYMYAVNIEPHVVGPKGSVLENLIDVDEHYVAEMEDRALVLAEDPLRCQSLPHMTLAGWDLLELLMEQQALGYPEHFTLTRDGDRWRWINRPLGIDDTFTFGDTSTLPYGPMEYITRQSQGDFCILDQRDGNLWMDAGMVTTQADWSLDFDIGMNFFEWHAPVPLAHEKGIFVRALKFLTNIQQGKPARRLNWTMTINPRLDTSPENYHKWGPDRATVTPENVGDKVHLRVELQSFWRLPRSNGIVFPIRCYLIKMDELVTQPKWARRLHRVIRELPDELANYKGLTRYRPTLVEWLSKLDDGSPTSAGFGPD; translated from the coding sequence ATGGGCATCACCTTTCGCAAGGAAACGTTCCGCGACGACTTCACCTTCAAGAACAGCCCTGAGCACATCAGGCGGTTCCCGTTCCCGTTCCACGAAGACAGCTACATGTACGCCGTCAACATCGAGCCGCATGTCGTGGGTCCGAAGGGCAGCGTGCTGGAGAACCTGATCGACGTCGACGAGCACTATGTCGCCGAGATGGAGGACCGCGCGCTGGTGCTGGCCGAGGATCCGCTGCGCTGCCAATCGCTGCCGCACATGACGCTCGCCGGCTGGGACCTGCTGGAACTCCTGATGGAGCAGCAGGCGCTGGGCTATCCCGAACATTTCACGCTGACCCGCGACGGCGACCGCTGGCGCTGGATCAACCGGCCGCTCGGCATCGACGACACCTTCACCTTCGGCGACACCTCGACCTTGCCTTACGGACCGATGGAATACATCACCCGCCAGAGCCAGGGCGATTTCTGCATCCTCGACCAGCGCGACGGCAATCTGTGGATGGATGCCGGCATGGTCACCACCCAGGCCGATTGGTCGCTCGACTTCGACATCGGCATGAATTTCTTCGAGTGGCACGCGCCGGTGCCGCTGGCGCACGAGAAAGGGATTTTCGTCAGGGCGCTGAAGTTTCTCACCAACATCCAGCAGGGCAAGCCGGCAAGGCGGCTGAACTGGACGATGACCATCAATCCGCGCCTCGACACCAGCCCGGAGAACTACCACAAATGGGGTCCGGACCGGGCGACGGTGACGCCGGAGAATGTCGGCGACAAGGTGCATCTGCGGGTTGAGTTGCAAAGCTTCTGGCGCCTGCCACGCTCGAACGGCATCGTCTTCCCGATCCGCTGCTATCTGATCAAGATGGACGAGTTGGTGACACAGCCGAAATGGGCACGCCGCCTGCACCGCGTCATCCGCGAGCTGCCCGATGAACTGGCCAACTACAAGGGCCTGACGCGGTATAGGCCGACGCTGGTGGAGTGGCTGTCAAAGCTGGATGATGGGAGCCCGACGAGCGCGGGGTTTGGCCCGGATTGA
- a CDS encoding ABC transporter permease — protein MTVTASASEARLPVQRWLAIWALALAAVLVLFLLQDNLPWAVNYPASAIVPVADWVSALMRWIKSNLSWLTRSITAVLGVPLDFALNLLAKSFKIGHGADVSVLPRLSWIGVCAAAFIAGHAAGGRKLGLLVGGCFLYIALFGQWTSAMLTLALISIAVPFCIVTGLFAGIWAWRKPWAERLIVSPALDLMQTIPTFAYLIPMLLLFGNSPVSAMIATAIFATPPMVRATMLGLSRVPSEIDDFSEMAGCTARQKLWRVLLPSARPTLMVGVNQVIMLALNMVIIASMIGAGGLGYDVLLALRALKVGEAMEAGLAIVALAIALDRLSQAIAHKQAKGNIHQQAGPSFWRRYPNLTLAIAILAVTTLIGLFVPAFAAVPKAITFTTAPLWKAAVNWVTINFFDTIEAFRVALILNVLNPVRAFCEGFPWLGAVLLLGLAGYQLSGLRLAALVAALTAFCAVTGLWEKTMATVYLCGISAFIACLIGIPIGLMAARSDRFEKIVTPVIDTLQVLPSFCFIIPVVMLFRVGDVTAMIATIAFAVVPAIRYTNHGIRQVPPALIEAAKVSGCTPRQTFFRVQLPLALPEIMLGVNQTILMALAMIIICAMVGTRDLGQEVFIALSKADSGRGIVAGLAIAFIGIVADRLFNAWTAKARARLG, from the coding sequence ATGACCGTCACGGCAAGCGCCAGCGAGGCAAGGCTGCCCGTTCAGCGGTGGCTGGCGATCTGGGCGCTCGCGCTGGCCGCCGTGCTGGTGCTGTTCCTGCTGCAGGACAACCTGCCCTGGGCTGTGAATTACCCGGCCAGCGCCATCGTGCCGGTCGCCGACTGGGTCAGCGCTCTGATGCGCTGGATCAAGTCGAACCTGTCGTGGCTGACCCGCTCGATCACCGCCGTGCTCGGCGTGCCGCTCGACTTCGCGCTCAATCTCCTCGCCAAGAGTTTCAAAATCGGCCATGGCGCGGACGTCTCTGTGCTGCCGCGGCTGTCCTGGATTGGCGTGTGTGCTGCCGCCTTCATCGCCGGGCATGCCGCCGGCGGCAGAAAACTCGGGCTGCTGGTCGGCGGCTGCTTTCTTTACATCGCGCTGTTCGGCCAATGGACCAGCGCCATGCTGACGCTGGCGCTGATCTCCATCGCCGTGCCGTTCTGCATCGTGACCGGGCTGTTCGCAGGCATCTGGGCGTGGCGCAAGCCATGGGCCGAGAGGCTCATCGTCTCCCCTGCCCTGGACCTGATGCAGACCATCCCGACCTTCGCCTACCTCATCCCGATGCTGCTACTGTTCGGCAACAGCCCGGTGTCCGCGATGATCGCCACCGCTATCTTCGCCACGCCGCCGATGGTGAGGGCGACGATGCTGGGCCTGTCGCGGGTGCCGTCCGAGATCGACGATTTCAGCGAGATGGCCGGCTGCACGGCGCGGCAGAAACTGTGGCGCGTGCTGTTGCCCTCGGCACGGCCGACGCTGATGGTCGGCGTCAATCAGGTGATCATGCTGGCGCTCAACATGGTGATCATCGCCTCGATGATCGGCGCCGGCGGCCTCGGCTACGACGTGCTCCTGGCGTTGCGCGCCCTGAAGGTCGGCGAGGCGATGGAAGCCGGCCTCGCGATCGTCGCACTGGCCATCGCGCTCGACCGGCTGAGCCAGGCCATCGCCCACAAGCAGGCAAAGGGCAATATCCATCAGCAGGCGGGCCCGAGCTTCTGGCGGCGCTATCCCAATCTGACCCTGGCCATCGCCATCCTTGCCGTCACCACGCTGATCGGCCTGTTCGTGCCGGCCTTCGCGGCGGTGCCGAAGGCGATCACCTTCACCACGGCGCCGTTGTGGAAGGCGGCGGTGAACTGGGTCACCATCAACTTCTTCGACACGATCGAAGCGTTTCGCGTGGCGCTGATCCTCAATGTGCTGAACCCGGTGCGCGCCTTCTGCGAAGGCTTTCCGTGGCTGGGTGCGGTATTGCTGCTCGGCCTTGCCGGCTATCAGCTTTCAGGTTTGAGGCTGGCTGCCCTGGTCGCAGCGCTGACCGCTTTCTGCGCGGTCACAGGCCTGTGGGAGAAGACCATGGCAACGGTCTATCTTTGCGGCATCTCGGCCTTCATCGCCTGCCTGATCGGCATTCCGATCGGCCTGATGGCCGCGCGCAGCGACCGCTTCGAGAAGATCGTCACGCCCGTCATCGACACGCTGCAGGTGCTGCCGTCCTTCTGCTTCATCATCCCGGTGGTGATGCTGTTCCGCGTCGGCGACGTCACCGCGATGATCGCCACGATCGCTTTCGCCGTGGTGCCGGCCATCCGCTACACCAATCACGGCATCAGGCAAGTGCCGCCGGCGCTGATCGAGGCGGCCAAGGTTTCGGGCTGCACGCCGCGCCAGACGTTTTTCCGTGTGCAATTGCCGCTCGCGCTTCCCGAAATCATGCTCGGCGTCAACCAGACGATCCTGATGGCGCTGGCGATGATCATCATCTGCGCCATGGTCGGCACCCGCGACCTCGGCCAGGAGGTGTTCATCGCGCTGTCGAAGGCCGATTCCGGCCGCGGCATCGTCGCCGGCCTCGCCATCGCCTTCATCGGCATCGTCGCCGACCGGCTGTTCAATGCCTGGACGGCGAAGGCACGGGCGAGACTGGGGTAA
- a CDS encoding aminomethyltransferase family protein, producing MTASWRFSTLADRHRALGSKLEDWSGMGTAWTYDKDADEEYIAIRTKAGLMDVSGLKKVHITGPHASHLIDLATTRDVEKIYPGKSAYACMLNEAGKFTDDCILYRTGPNAWMVVHGSGTGHEELQRAAMGRDVSLRFDDNLHDLSLQGPAAVDYLAKHVPGIRDLNYFHHMQTQLFGFPVMISRTGYTGERGYEIFCRGQDAGTIWDRILEEGKSAGIIPCRFTTLDMLRVESYLLFYPYDNSQKYPFENEGPGDTLWELGLDFTVSPGKTGFRGAEEHYRLKGRERFKIYGVLLDGKEPADEGAPVYRDGKKVGVVTCAMYSPLVEKSMGIARLDVDCAVKDTRLEIRNKSGSIKATAQPLPFDDPKKTKRTAKG from the coding sequence ATGACGGCATCCTGGAGATTTTCGACCCTGGCGGATCGCCATCGCGCGCTGGGTTCGAAGCTCGAAGACTGGAGCGGCATGGGGACCGCCTGGACCTACGACAAGGACGCCGACGAGGAATACATCGCCATCCGCACCAAGGCTGGGCTGATGGATGTGTCGGGCCTCAAGAAGGTCCACATCACCGGGCCGCACGCCTCGCATCTTATCGATCTTGCCACCACGCGCGATGTCGAAAAGATCTATCCCGGCAAATCGGCCTATGCCTGCATGCTGAACGAGGCGGGAAAATTCACCGACGACTGCATCCTCTACCGTACCGGTCCGAACGCCTGGATGGTGGTGCACGGCTCGGGCACTGGCCATGAGGAATTGCAGCGCGCCGCGATGGGCAGGGACGTGTCGTTGCGCTTCGACGACAATCTGCATGATTTGTCGCTGCAAGGGCCGGCCGCGGTCGACTATCTCGCCAAGCATGTTCCGGGCATCCGTGATCTCAACTACTTCCATCACATGCAGACGCAGCTGTTCGGTTTTCCGGTGATGATTTCCCGCACCGGCTACACCGGCGAGCGCGGCTACGAGATCTTCTGCCGTGGCCAGGATGCGGGCACGATCTGGGACAGGATCCTCGAGGAGGGCAAGAGCGCCGGCATCATTCCCTGCCGCTTCACCACGCTCGACATGCTGCGGGTGGAAAGTTATCTGCTCTTCTACCCCTACGACAATTCGCAAAAATACCCGTTCGAGAACGAGGGCCCCGGCGATACGCTGTGGGAACTCGGCCTCGACTTTACCGTCAGCCCCGGCAAAACCGGTTTTCGCGGCGCCGAGGAGCACTATCGCCTGAAGGGCAGGGAGCGCTTCAAGATCTATGGCGTGCTGCTCGACGGCAAGGAGCCGGCGGATGAGGGCGCGCCGGTCTACCGCGACGGCAAAAAGGTCGGCGTGGTGACCTGCGCCATGTATTCGCCGCTGGTCGAGAAATCGATGGGCATCGCCCGCCTCGATGTCGACTGCGCCGTCAAGGACACCAGGCTCGAAATCCGCAACAAGAGCGGATCGATCAAGGCGACGGCGCAGCCATTGCCGTTCGATGATCCCAAGAAGACCAAGCGCACGGCGAAAGGCTGA